Proteins co-encoded in one Arachis hypogaea cultivar Tifrunner chromosome 13, arahy.Tifrunner.gnm2.J5K5, whole genome shotgun sequence genomic window:
- the LOC112735739 gene encoding alkane hydroxylase MAH1: MDSLDLIVIFLAIVSFFFIHTWLSNRNNLVIDWPFFGMLPALLCNLSNIHDYATTILKHYQGTFLFKGPWLTNLDFLITVDPMNVHHITSKNFDNYIKGPKFYEIFEIMGDGIFNIDSDKWKRNRDTLHSLFKQNSFESSFVKTIHKKLESCLVPLLNDASELGTIVDLQDIFQRFTFDNICSIVLGFDPNSLPNKLMDEFPENAFETAFNKMEDGMFYRHIAPRFLWKLQKWLQIGQEKSYGECRKIIDQFLHQFISSTFQEQNKFNYTKDDDESKFNMLKALVMESGMETIEPKFLRDNALNLLAAGRDAISASLSWFFWLVSTHPLVEAKILEEFRANLITKEENWVITSRLEILNKLVYLHGALCEALRLFPPLPFEHKCAVKSDILPSGHRVNANTMILYSLYSMGRMEQIWGEDCLEFKPERWISEKGSIIHVPSYKFIAFNGGPRSCLGKNISFIQMKIIAIALLLNFQFEVVKGHNVCPCLSVILHMKHGLKVKVTKRGIIN, translated from the coding sequence ATGGACTCCTTagatttaattgttatttttttagccATTGTCTCATTCTTCTTCATCCACACATGGCTGTCCAACAGAAATAACCTCGTAATTGATTGGCCCTTCTTTGGTATGCTACCAGCACTTTTATGTAATCTATCCAATATCCATGATTATGCAACCACTATTTTGAAGCACTATCAAGGTACTTTCCTGTTCAAAGGTCCCTGGCTCACAAACCTTGACTTTCTCATCACCGTTGACCCTATGAACGTGCACCACATTACCAGCAAGAACTTTGACAACTACATTAAAGGGCCTAAGTTCTATgagatttttgaaatcatggGAGATGGCATCTTTAACATCGATTCCGACAAATGGAAGCGCAACAGGGACACACTGCACTCGTTGTTCAAACAAAACTCGTTTGAGAGTTCGTTTGTGAAAACCATTCATAAGAAGCTGGAGAGTTGCCTAGTTCCACTTCTCAATGATGCATCGGAACTTGGAACCATTGTGGACTTGCAAGACATTTTTCAGAGATTCACCTTTGACAACATCTGCTCCATAGTGCTGGGCTTTGATCCTAACTCCCTTCCTAACAAGCTCATGGATGAGTTCCCGGAAAACGCTTTTGAGACAGCTTTCAACAAGATGGAAGATGGAATGTTCTACAGACACATTGCCCCAAGATTTTTGTGGAAGCTTCAAAAGTGGCTCCAAATTGGACAAGAGAAGAGCTACGGTGAATGTCGAAAAATAATTGACCAATTCTTGCATCAATTTATATCATCCACATTCCAAGAGCAAAACAAATTCAACTACACCAAAGATGATGATGAATCGAAATTTAACATGCTTAAAGCTCTTGTAATGGAAAGTGGAATGGAAACAATAGAGCCCAAGTTTCTAAGAGACAATGCACTTAATCTCTTAGCAGCAGGAAGGGATGCAATCAGTGCAAGTCTCAGTTGGTTTTTTTGGCTGGTTTCAACCCACCCTCTTGTTGAAGccaagattcttgaagaatttagAGCAAACCTGATAACCAAGGAAGAAAATTGGGTCATCACTTCAAGGTTAGAAATTCTTAACAAGCTAGTTTATCTGCATGGAGCTTTATGTGAAGCATTGAGACTTTTCCCTCCACTTCCTTTTGAACACAAATGTGCAGTTAAATCTGATATACTTCCTAGTGGGCATCGTGTTAATGCAAATActatgatactttactctttgtACTCAATGGGAAGAATGGAACAAATATGGGGAGAAGATTGCTTGGAGTTTAAGCCAGAAAGGTGGATTTCTGAAAAGGGAAGCATCATACACGTACCATCTTACAAGTTCATAGCTTTCAATGGAGGCCCAAGAAGTTGTTTGGGTAAAAATATAAGCTTTATTCAGATGAAGATCATCGCCATTGCTTTGCTGTTGAATTTTCAGTTTGAGGTGGTGAAAGGGCATAATGTGTGCCCATGTCTTTCTGTTATTCTTCACATGAAACATGGCTTGAAGGTCAAGGTTACTAAAAGAGGTATTATTAATTAG